In Oryza sativa Japonica Group chromosome 1, ASM3414082v1, the genomic stretch ATTTAGAGCGAAATGGAATTAGGCAGGCGCCATTCCCCGAATGATTATTAGCTACTCCACAGCGTTAGCTTCGTCCACCCAATTTGACTTTCCAATCCATTGTGATTTGAGCGAgttgtgagagagagagagagagagagagagacactcTAGCGCGCAGCCATGGCGGAGGGTGCTCTCGCCTCGACCATCGTGAGGCAGGTGCTGACCAAGTTCGGCTCCTCCGTCTGGGACGAGCTCGCGCTCCTCTGTACCTTCAGGGCGGACCTCGCGGCCATGGAGGCCCAGTTCGCCACCATCCGCGCCgtgctcgccgacgccgccgtccgcgaCTGGCTCCGCAGGCTCAGGGACGTCGCCCACGACATCGACGACTTCCTCGACGCCTGCCACACCGacctccgccgcggcgagggcgggggCGACTGCTCCGTGTGCGGCGGCCTCACGCCGCGCTCGTTCGCCATGGCGCACAGGCTGAGGTCCCTCAGGCGCGAGCtgggcgccgtcgccgcatcCAAGGACAGGTTCTCCCTGAGCCCCgacgcccgcccgcccgcgtcGCGGCAGCTCCCCTCCGTCCCACTCATGCGCGAGACCATCTCCATGGTCGACGAGGCCAAGACGGTGGGGAGGAGCGCGGACAAGGAGAGGCTCATGAGGATGGTCCTCGACGcggcgggcgacgacgacgacgacgacgacgacggcgtctcCGTCATCCCCATCGTCGGCATCGGCGGCCTCGGCAAGACGACGCTGGCGCAGCTGGCGTTCAACGACCGGAGGGCCAACGACGAGGTGTTCGACCCCCGGATCTGGGTCTCCATGTCCGCCGGCTTCAGCCTCGCCACGCTGGTCCAGGCCGTGCACCCCATCGTCGCCGCGCCCAGCGAGAGGTGCGACCTCGCCACCACAACCACCACCAACCTGGAGGCCATCGCGCGCTTCTTGTCCATGGCGTTCACGGGGAACAAGTACCTGCTGGTCCTCGACGACGTGTGGAGCGAGAGCCACGACGAGTGGGAGCGGCTGAGGCTGCTCCTCAGGGGCGGCAAGCGGGGCAGCAAGATCATcgtgacgacgcggagccggagGATCGGCATGATGGTGGGCACCGTGCCGCCATTGATGCTCAAGAGCCTCTCTGATGAGGATTGCTGGGAGCTGTTCAAGAGGAAGGCCTTTGAGGAAGCAGATGAGGAATTGTACCCAAAATTGGTCAGGATAGGGAAGGAGATTGTCCCCAAATGCGGCGGCGTGCCGCTGGCGGCGAAGGCCCTTGGGAGCATGCTGAGGTTCAAGAGGAATGAGGAATCATGGATTGCTGTCAGGGACAGTGAGATTTGGCAGCTGGATAAGGAGGAGACCATCTTGCCATCTCTCAAACTCAGCTATGATCAAATGCCACCCGTTCTGAAGCAATGCTTCGCGTATTGCTCGGTGTTTCCTCGAAACCATGAGATTGACAAGGGTAAGCTTATTCAGCAATGGGTTGCTCTTGGCTTTGTTGAACCCTCAAAGTATGGTTGCCAGCCGGTTTCTGATAAAGCGGACGACTGTTTTGAGCACTTGTTGTGGATGTCATTCCTTCAAGAGGTAGACCAACATGATTTGTCAAAGAAAGGATTAGAGGTTGATGGAAGAGTTAAGTACAAAATTCACGACTTGGTGCATGACCTTGCTCAGTCTGTTGCCGGGGATGAAGTTCAGATCATAAGCGCTAAGCGAGTCAATGGGAGGACAGAAGCTTGCCGCTATGCATCATTGCATGATGATATGGGGTCGACCGATGTTCTTTGGAGCATGCTTCGCAAAGTCCGTGCGTTTCATTCCTGGGGCCGTAGTCTTGACATTAATTTATTTCTTCACTCCAGGTTCTTGAGAGTACTAGATTTGCGCGGCAGCCAAATTATGGAGCTCCCTCAATCGGTTGGTAAATTGAAGCATTTGAGATACTTGGACCTTTCTTCATCCCTTATCAGTACTCTGCCCAATTGCATCAGTAGTCTCCACAATTTGCAAACTCTTCATTTATACAATTGCATAAATCTCAATGTGCTGCCCATGTCAGTATGTGCCCTTGAGAACCTAGAAATCTTGAATCTTTCAGCTTGCAACTTCCATAGCTTGCCAGATTCTATAGGACATCTTCAAAACCTACAAGATCTTAACTTGTCCCTTTGCAGTTTCCTTGTGACATTACCTAGCTCTATTGGTACACTCCAAAGTTTGCATTTGCTGAACTTGAAAGGATGTGGCAACCTTGAAATTCTACCTGACACTATATGCAGCCTGCAAAATTTACATTTCTTGAACCTTTCACGATGTGGTGTTCTCCAAGCACTGCCCAAAAATATTGGTAACCTTTCAAATTTGTTGCACCTGAATTTATCACAATGCACTGATCTTGAATCAATCCCAACCTCAATAGGTCGCATTAAGAGCTTGCATATTCTGGATCTGTCTCACTGTAGTAGTCTGTCAGAGTTACCAGGATCCATTGGTGGTCTTCATGAACTTCAGATACTCATTTTATCACACCATGCAAGCAGTTTGGCATTGCCTGTATCAACTAGTCATCTCCCAAACTTGCAGACTTTAGATCTCTCATGGAATCTTAGTCTAGAGGAATTGCCTGAATCAATTGGCAATCTTCATAGTTTGAAGACCCTGATCTTGTTCCAGTGCTGGAGTCTACGTAAGCTGCCTGAGTCTATAACCAACCTCATGATGTTAGAGAGTTTGAACTTTGTTGGCTGTGAAAACCTAGCTAAGTTACCTGATGGCATGACAAGGATCACCAATCTGAAACATTTAAGAAATGACCAATGTCGATCTTTAAAACAACTACCTAATGGATTTGGGCGATGGACTAAACTTGAAACATTGTCCTTACTCATGATAGGTGACAAGCATAGCAGTATCACGGAGCTGAAAGATCTAAACAATCTAACTGGTGAGCTCAGGATTGAATGTTGGTCACACAAGATGGATCTGACAACTGCTGCCAAAAGAGCAAACTGGAGAAATAAGAAAAAACTAAGCAAGTTGACCTTGTTGTGGACCATTCCTTGTTCTGCGGATGATTTTGAAAATGTTGAAACATTTCTTGAAGTTCTTGTGCCACCCGAAAATCTTGAGGTCCTTGAAATAGATGGTTACATGGGCACTAGATTTCCCAGTTGGATGATGAAGAGCATGGAATCATGGCTCCCAAATCTTGTCTCATTAGATTTAAGCAACATTCCTAACTGTAGCTGCCTACCACCCCTCAGACACATCCCTTATCTCCAATCGCTTCATCTCCGATACATGGCCGGTGTCCATAGCATGAGCTCTGAAATTCTTGTGAAAAGACAGAAATGTGTGCTGTACCAGTCACTGAAGGAACTCCATTTTGAAGACATGCCTAACCTAGAGACCTGGCCAACTTCAGCAGCGACAGATGACAGAGCTACTCAGCCAGAAGGATCCATGTTTCCTGTTCTTAAAACTGTAACCGCAACAGGATGCCCAAAGCTCAGGCCGAAACCATGCCTTCCAGATGCTATAACAGATTTGTCAATCTCCGACAGCAGCGAGATATTGTCAGTCAGGAAGATGTTTGGATCATCATCTTCCACATCCGCATCACTTCTGAGGAGATTGTGGATCAGAAAGTCCGATGTATCATCCAGTGAGTGGAAATTGTTGCAGCACAGGCCAAAACTTGAGGAACTAACCATCGAATACTGCGAAATGCTACGTGTTCTTGCAGAACCCATCAGGTACCTTACCACTCTGCGAAAGCTGAAGATCAGCAATTGCACTGAATTGGACGCGCTTCCAGAATGGATTGGTGATCTTGTAGCACTTGAATCTCTTCAAATAAGTTGCTGCCCAAAGTTGGTCTCGATCCCAAAAGGTTTGCAACATTTGACTGCTCTGGAGGAGTTAACTGTCACTGCCTGTAGCTCTGAGTTGAACGAAAACTGCAGGAAAGATACAGGCAAGGATTGGTTCAAGATCTGTCATATCCCAAACATCGTAATCTCGTGACAGATAACTATGCAACTTCTGTTGAtcaattaaacaaaaaaaaagtcctgGTGAGTTGCAAGTTCATCTGATTATGCTGAAGTTATCCTCTACTCAATTTGTTCCCATCATGCATTGTCCTTGAATGGTTTATCTAGTGAGTCGGAGATTATAGTCAATGAACAGATATTTTATTCTAATTTTTATGTCTATATAGACAGGAGTTGATTGTCAGTGTCTGTAGCTCTGTAGGAGTGAGAActatagtaaaaaaatatgcaGGGAAAGATTGGAAATGTAATTAgtgtgcaatttttttttgtggtggTTCAATGAGTGCACAATTGACaatatgtaagtatgtaactGGCCATCACTTGACCCTTAACAATGTAACTGGAGTGCAGCTGACGTATAAAAATGAAGCACATTTTTACAGTTCGGCCGCCTTGAGAGAATGGACAAGTTGTGTACAAAATTCAGGCACTAAGTCTGCCTTCGGCACCTAAAGTTGCGACCCACATAATTCTTTTtccacacgcacgcttttcaaacggttaaatggtatgttttttgaaaaaaaaaatctatacaaaagttgcttaaaaaacatattgatcgatttttcaaaaaaaaaatctaatacttaattaatcatgcgctaatggaccgctccgtttttcgttTGGGAGGAATTAGTCCCCATCCCTTACCGCCTAACACAGCCTGGAGCTTAGTcagacatgattttttttttgtgcctgGGTTGTGATACACAGCCTCGTCTCTGGTCGATTTCCAGCCCTACAAGCGAATGGCGGACTTTCAACCATTTCACATTTTATTAAGGGGAACATACTCTATACATACAAGCTTTTCGTATACACGCCaactaataaatataaaaaaaatagaaaaaaaaattatatatttacttTTCATATATTTCACTTATATATAAAGTCTTAtcctcaaatttattatattttagctgtAAAAAGTATAAAAATTCTGATAGTTTTAAGCTTTTCGTATACACGCCaactaataaatataaaaaaatagaaaaaaaatttatatatttacttTTCATATATTTCACTTATATATAAAGTCTTAtcctcaaatttattatattttagctgtAAAAAGTATAAAAATTCTGATAGTTTTAAGAGTATAAATCTAtcataattttgtttttttcttcatatgtataatgaatttgaaggtAAAACTttacatataaatataatactaccaaagtatatatataaaaattttctatatttttttgatatttgttagttggtgtgcacggtaTGTGTATGCGAAGGCTTGTGTGGATAGGATATGTTTTCTTTATACAATTGTACCCTTAGCGTTTGTAGAAATATCAAATGTTTCATTTTTACCAACCGATTGAGGGAGCTCCGTAATTTGGCTTTCGCGCAAATCTAGTACTCTCAGGAGCTTGGAGTGGAATGAAACACACGAACTTTGTGATGATGAGTAGAtgatattaaacttgctctaaagaATCTATACTCGTTGAGATAAGAAAATATGTAGCGAAGCTGTTACTACTACGTTTTAGGCTAAATTTAGAATGTTTTAGAaatttactatattttagaacaggagaatatattttatatactatATTGAGAGCTTGTTCACTTCAATGCCAAAACAAACCTTATCGATTTTTGgcattatcaaattttagtacgtTAACAAATTAAACAAGATTTTACCATTGTGATCTTACCAAactctaccaaaatttggtaatttcGGAATCTTCCACTAACAAAACACACCAGCAATTGGTAAGAAATCAAACCAAACACTACATTTACATTTTTGACATTATTAAAATTTGACATTTTTGACATTGCCGATCTTTCACTTTATTAATAACTAATAATAAGGTTTATTATGACAATGGAATAATAAGAAATTGCTAAGGGAGTATACTCTAGTAACGGTACGGCAATCATTATCCAAACCATTTACTCATACTTTACACAAGCTAGAATTTGCTAAgggagtactctctccgtcccacaaaaaacaaacttaagactggatgtgatatatcataGTACAACGTATTTGGATAGGCTCCTATCTAAATTCATTGTATTATAATATCTCATATCCAGTCTTAGGGAGGATAACAACCAAACTCGTCCTCGTGCCGCTCTCACGCAAGCGGCTCGGGGGGCAAAACCCTAGCTGCTCGTGCCGCCACCTTCCCTCCCCACTAGCCGCCTAGCCACCGCTGGAGCTCATCGCCGAAAACCGCGCAGCCGGCCGagaaggcggcgacggggagAGCAAGCCGACGGTGGAGCTCCTCCTTGGTGTGGGAGGCGAAGCGGCGTGCGCCGGTCGAGAGGCGGTGGCCGTGGCGGTCGACGGGGCGGGGCGATGGATCCGCTCCCCCTAGGGAGTGGATCTgcgccccccccccacccctgGTGGCCGATGGCTAGGAATGGTCGACCCCGACCCCGACAGCGGCGGTGCTCGCTGCAACGGCAGCCCGGTGGAGGCGGGAGGCGCGACGGGCCGAAGGCTGCGGCTGGCGGGCAAAGAGGACCGATGGCCAATGGAGGCGCACGCGAGGAGGCGTGTCGGCATCGGCCAGCGAAGGTGCGAGGTGGCtagtggaggaggtggccgtgGCGGACCTCGTGGCGGAcctcgtggcggcggtggctggtcGACGGGAGGCACAACTGTGACTGGGTGGCGCGGCCGACGCGAAGAGGTGCTGCGCATAGTTGGccccagcggcagcggcagagcTCGCGACAACGACGGCGGGAGCTGCAGTCGGGTGGGATGTGCGGCCGACAAAGGCGAGGAGGCGCGGCCGGCAGCAAAGGTCGGCGCGGTGCGAGGTGCGGTCAGTAGCGAAGGTCGGCACGACGCGACGAGGGTGGCGGCACGCGGAGGATAGCCGGCGTGGGGCGTCGGTGCAGCGGTGCCCACATGTCCGCGGAGGTTAGACAACAGTGGAGCATTGATGTGTCAGCGATGGATTGGCAAGCGGCAGACGGTGGGTGAAAACCTAGTCCGGCCTTGGTCGAGCTGGCAACGATTGCGTTCAGAGCGTCACTTCCTCTTGAGGGTGTTGTCGTGCTATCCCATCCTCTCTTGTGGGGCTACCGGGTGAAAACCTAGTCACTGTTCTCTTTGAAGACCTTGAcggacggcggcagcggtgctTTTGTCGTTATCTCCCTAGAGACATCGTCTAAGCAGCTCCCTTGTCGAAACCTCCCAAACAATCGTTGCAAGCTTGCTCTAGATTCCTGTTCTCTTATATCGGCGCCTTAGCTTATGCAAGTTGGCCATGTTGGAGGGCCTAGGGGGGAGAGCGgttccattcttctctctcaccctctcccaCTCAATCCCAAAGACATGGATAGAGTAGGCTTCTGTGTTAGTTGTTAGGGTTGAGTTTTGGACAATCTCGGTTGTACATCCTTTGTTGGCTTAGTGGCGGCCGgttcggtgctagccttctccagGGTCTGTGTGTTGGTGCTGTTGGtgcgtgggtggtggtataattttctttgttttcctAATTACGACCTCCCAGTGTtgtaatcttataatttttttcctacttATCAATATGAATTTCGCACTGTCTggtgcgagtcgttaaaaaaatctatttctTAGGTTTATTTCTTGGGGGACGGAAGAGTATACTCcccccgtcccataatataaggaattttggagggatgtgacatattctaagaCGACGAATCTGGTTAGGAGtttatctagattcgttgtcaTAGGATGTGTCGTATACTCATATCccttcaaaatcccttatattatgaaacggagggagtacctcaaTAACGACACAACATTTATTGTTCAAATCATTTACTTCTAGTCTACACAAATTATAATTTGCTAAGGGAGTATGCTTGGTAACAACACGACAGTTATTGTCCAAACCATTTACTCGTATCCTACGTAAACTGAAATTTACAAAGGGACTATACTCCAGTAATAGCACGATTGTCATTGTCCAAACAATTTCTACCCCCAAACCGCAACTGTAGCAGCACACGTACCAGTACAAAAACCTTACCCTTTCCGGTCATATCAGCGTCCTTCGCCCGACCAATCACATCCCGCCACGCCACCACCCCCCGCACACGGTCAGCACCCCCCCTTCCCCCCGCCCACCGATTCCCTACCCCCGCCCACCGAACCCCGGGCCCCACCTGACCCcggccccacccgtcagtgaCGTGGAGGAATCCCCAAAAGGGTAAACCCCCACACCCCCTCTCCACCTCGCGAGATCTAATCCCAATTCCCAACCTCACATCCCCACCTCTCCTCGACTCGACGACTCGAGTTTGAGAGCGAGTTtaaacccaaaccctagctcaaaaccctagttcgcggcggcggcggcggcgatggacggcggcgggggaggaggaggaggcgggggcgtCATGGCGGGGCCCGGTGtcgcgggagggggaggaggaggagggggaggcggcgttGGGGGCGACGTGGAGCTCGTCAGCAAGACGCTGCAGTTCGAGCACAAGCTGTTCTACTTCGATCTGAAGGAGAACCCGAGGGGGAGGTACCTGAAGATCTCCGAGAAGACGTCCTCCACGCGCTCCACCATCAtcgtccccgtcgccggcgtcgcctgGTTCCTCGACCTCTTCGACTACTACATCCGCACCGACGAGCGCGACGCCTTCAGCAAGGAGCTCCGCCTCGACACCAAGGTCGCGATTGATTCCGCCGCCCGctgattttttctttctttttttttttggcgctgTCTATGTTTGCTGATTTTGGTCGCGGCACGCTCGCGCGCAGGTGTTCTACTTCGATATTGGGGAGAACAAGAGAGGCCGCTTCCTCAAGGTAGGTGACTGACGGAACATTGTCTCTTGTGTGTTTTTATACCAGTGAAATTCCTGAATTTGTTTGCGTTTAATGAGGAAAAAATTGCCGAATTTGTGTTGCGAGGTTGAGAAGTGGAACTGACTACCTAGAATAGGAAATTAGGCGTGTGAATTTAGCAAGGGAAAAGTTTGGCTCCAGCTTTTTTGTATGATCAGAAAAGGGTCCTCTGTTTCAATGTCCTAAAAAGGCACGCTCAGTAAGAATTGGTACAAGCCTCTCGATTTTCTCTGTCATTGATATGCGGAGCCTAGATGGCTAGACCCACATGGTAGTGTCACCTTGGGAGGTGCTTGGGGTTTTGAATAAGGTTTTTTTAGGGAGGAACAGAGTGCGAAGATGGAGAACCAAAATGGGACTTTCCACTTTAGTAATTCTGTCTTGCTCAGAGTTCTGTTTTCCCTGATCTGGCAGTCTCACTTTTATCTGGTTGTTACCGCCAGCCACTGATGAAGCTAGTGCCAACTGGGTGAAAATAGCATATCATGCTTGCTTGTCATGTCATCATTCCATCGTGTAGAGGATTCTGTTCTTTAAAAGAACCAATTTTTGCTTGGTAGTAATAATTGCGAATATGGTGTTATGGGTTTTGCTCTTTTCCATTAATGACTACTCCCTCTGGTCATAAATAGTTCATGTCCTCACTAATGACTACTCCCTCCACTCCagtcataaaaaaaatgacatttCTTTGCTAGGCCAGCAAAACTTGACATTTTGGAcaagatttggtcaaacttttaaAGCTTTGACTATCAATggcttttaaaatatttatttggaaaaaaacattaaaatgtTATATTCATAATGATAATCACATAAAACTATTAGACTGTATAAACGTTTTGTAcaatgtttttgaaaaaaatgtctACAAGACTGCTTACAAGGAACAGGTACTCTAACCTTGTACCACTTCATCCGCATAAGCAGCTGATTATACTGCATAAGCGGCTGGTTATGCTGCATAAGTGCTATAAGGTGGGGTAACCGCACGAAACTGCTTACTGCTTTTcaaaacattgttttttttatataaaattgtgGTTAAATTCACACCTTGAAAACTGCGAGAAAAGTCAAAAGTCAAGTACTTTTTGACAGGAGATAGTAGTATATATAATTGGTCTGGACTAGATAGAAATGCAAGCAGCTGcagattagtttttgtttttgtggTTATGTTGACAAACTGCAGTTGCATTCCCTTGAACATTCTGCATTTAACACTTTTCAAATTTCATTGATCGCCTGATCTTTTGTTGATGACAGTCAGTGTCCTGTAATTAATGAGCTATGGCTTTCATATGACGTTGACATCTTTAGAGTGTTGAACTAGTCATTATAATTATCCAGGTTGGCACTTGTGGTTCAAAAGTGGGAGAAATAAAAACATGATTGATCAATGTTCATATTGCTTTGACTGTGTTCGTACCAAGGGTTAAGAAAGAAGCAACAAATTCCTTCCTGGAAATTAATTTTGAGGAGGTGGTGGGCACCTGCGCCAAGCAGGGCTCGAACACAGGTTGGCAGGATCGCTCATCAGCTCTTTGCCAACTGAGCTACGTGCTATTCTGTTGGTTTGACTGTTTAATCTGAATATATTACAGCAACTCTATGTTGTATGTGAATTGCATGATTAGGTTGCCGATTTGTTTCTAGTTACTCAAGATGATGTTTTTCCTTGTATGGAAATTTTCAAATTCCTGTATTGTCAGTTATAGTCTTAATCATGATGGCTAATTTGAGCAATATATTTGAGGAACTGAATGTATCCTTTTTATGGTCTAATAATGTAAAATTGGACTAAAAATATGAAATCAGATAAATGACTCCAAAGGGTGCAATCAGTAGGAAAAAAGGATATTATCTTCGcagaaaaaaggggaaaataaTTTGCACATAAATATCATGCCATCATGGGTCTTGAAATCTCAATCTGAATTGTTTCTGATTTAAAAATCTAAACATTTTACATGGATGAACTCTTAATTAGAAGATTATGTGTGTATATAATGCATTGCCTCCAGAAAGTAGCCCTAAACCGACAGATTGTATTGTTGTGCAATAAAATGTATTGTAGGTCTCTTACTCATTTTGTGTTTGGGAAGTTATCATGTGGAAGCAAATATCATGTTGAGATACTCTGTAGGAGCAAATATTATAGTCTCCAGATTAAAATTATTGTAATGTAGTTGGAAACGACATTAGTTTTTGTAAtttgtttcttctttctttatccACAATTAATTTCCATGTACTCTTTATTTATATATCAAACTCCATGCATTAAAAACCTGTCATGGCTGTGATTAAACAATTCCCAATTAAGCATCGCGTGCTAAATTAATACGTATATGCTAAGTGCTGTTGGTAAGTTGGTTGCTACATTCAATGGTCAAGGGTCACCTAGGCGAATTTTAATTAAGAAtaatttcagaaaactacaCATACTTTGATCAGTCTTGACataactatttatattttatcatccaacttttttcttcaggTATCAGAGGCATCTGTCAACAG encodes the following:
- the LOC4325115 gene encoding putative disease resistance protein RGA1, which codes for MAEGALASTIVRQVLTKFGSSVWDELALLCTFRADLAAMEAQFATIRAVLADAAVRDWLRRLRDVAHDIDDFLDACHTDLRRGEGGGDCSVCGGLTPRSFAMAHRLRSLRRELGAVAASKDRFSLSPDARPPASRQLPSVPLMRETISMVDEAKTVGRSADKERLMRMVLDAAGDDDDDDDDGVSVIPIVGIGGLGKTTLAQLAFNDRRANDEVFDPRIWVSMSAGFSLATLVQAVHPIVAAPSERCDLATTTTTNLEAIARFLSMAFTGNKYLLVLDDVWSESHDEWERLRLLLRGGKRGSKIIVTTRSRRIGMMVGTVPPLMLKSLSDEDCWELFKRKAFEEADEELYPKLVRIGKEIVPKCGGVPLAAKALGSMLRFKRNEESWIAVRDSEIWQLDKEETILPSLKLSYDQMPPVLKQCFAYCSVFPRNHEIDKGKLIQQWVALGFVEPSKYGCQPVSDKADDCFEHLLWMSFLQEVDQHDLSKKGLEVDGRVKYKIHDLVHDLAQSVAGDEVQIISAKRVNGRTEACRYASLHDDMGSTDVLWSMLRKVRAFHSWGRSLDINLFLHSRFLRVLDLRGSQIMELPQSVGKLKHLRYLDLSSSLISTLPNCISSLHNLQTLHLYNCINLNVLPMSVCALENLEILNLSACNFHSLPDSIGHLQNLQDLNLSLCSFLVTLPSSIGTLQSLHLLNLKGCGNLEILPDTICSLQNLHFLNLSRCGVLQALPKNIGNLSNLLHLNLSQCTDLESIPTSIGRIKSLHILDLSHCSSLSELPGSIGGLHELQILILSHHASSLALPVSTSHLPNLQTLDLSWNLSLEELPESIGNLHSLKTLILFQCWSLRKLPESITNLMMLESLNFVGCENLAKLPDGMTRITNLKHLRNDQCRSLKQLPNGFGRWTKLETLSLLMIGDKHSSITELKDLNNLTGELRIECWSHKMDLTTAAKRANWRNKKKLSKLTLLWTIPCSADDFENVETFLEVLVPPENLEVLEIDGYMGTRFPSWMMKSMESWLPNLVSLDLSNIPNCSCLPPLRHIPYLQSLHLRYMAGVHSMSSEILVKRQKCVLYQSLKELHFEDMPNLETWPTSAATDDRATQPEGSMFPVLKTVTATGCPKLRPKPCLPDAITDLSISDSSEILSVRKMFGSSSSTSASLLRRLWIRKSDVSSSEWKLLQHRPKLEELTIEYCEMLRVLAEPIRYLTTLRKLKISNCTELDALPEWIGDLVALESLQISCCPKLVSIPKGLQHLTALEELTVTACSSELNENCRKDTGKDWFKICHIPNIVIS